The following proteins are co-located in the Corynebacterium aquilae DSM 44791 genome:
- a CDS encoding DUF4191 domain-containing protein, whose product MADAKKKAREANKEAKALKRAQRKQTRQQLWQAFNMQRKQDKALVPIMLACVIGLGLLFFLIGLLFGGQWFMLIIGLMFGIMLAFYMFTRRLESSMYDRVSDQPGAGGWALENMRNGVGMVWHTKTAVAANREMDVVHRVVGNPGIVLVGEGDEKRLKPLMAQQKKRLTRVAGQHPIYEILAGEGEGRVPIKKLQREMMKLPRNLSKDEVAALAARVESMDNLAGGMAGLPKGPVPGNAKMSGMNRRARRAQQRNK is encoded by the coding sequence ATGGCAGATGCGAAGAAAAAGGCCCGAGAGGCCAATAAGGAAGCTAAGGCCCTCAAGCGCGCCCAGCGTAAGCAGACCCGCCAACAGCTGTGGCAGGCATTCAACATGCAGCGCAAGCAGGATAAAGCCCTAGTTCCGATCATGCTGGCATGCGTGATCGGCCTAGGCTTGCTGTTCTTCCTGATCGGCTTGCTGTTCGGTGGCCAGTGGTTCATGCTGATCATCGGCCTGATGTTCGGCATCATGCTCGCGTTCTACATGTTCACTCGTCGCCTCGAGTCCTCCATGTACGACCGCGTGAGCGACCAGCCCGGTGCTGGCGGATGGGCCCTGGAGAACATGCGCAACGGTGTTGGCATGGTGTGGCACACCAAGACCGCCGTCGCCGCAAACCGGGAAATGGACGTCGTGCACCGCGTCGTCGGCAACCCTGGCATCGTGCTGGTTGGCGAAGGCGACGAAAAGCGCCTAAAGCCGCTGATGGCACAGCAGAAGAAGCGGTTGACCCGCGTCGCGGGCCAGCACCCCATTTACGAGATCCTCGCCGGCGAAGGCGAAGGCCGGGTGCCGATCAAGAAGCTGCAGCGCGAAATGATGAAGCTGCCGCGCAACCTAAGCAAGGATGAGGTCGCTGCCCTGGCTGCCCGCGTGGAGTCTATGGACAATCTGGCTGGCGGTATGGCTGGGCTGCCGAAGGGACCAGTTCCGGGCAACGCCAAAATGTCCGGCATGAACCGCCGCGCCCGCCGCGCCCAGCAGCGCAACAAATAA